A portion of the Stigmatella aurantiaca DW4/3-1 genome contains these proteins:
- a CDS encoding phage tail protein, translating to MAEPFLGEIRMFGGNFAPTGWAFCNGQILSIAQNQALFSLLGTTYGGNGQTTFALPDLRGRVPMHWGSGPGLTTRTLGEAAGTETVTLLQTQMPTHTHAATASAQPGNSTEPTGTFWAAAVDGNSQQVSAYGTQPSTTLNPQAIGIAGGNQPHNNMQPYLCVTFIIALQGIYPSRN from the coding sequence ATGGCCGAACCGTTCCTTGGTGAGATCCGGATGTTTGGTGGCAACTTCGCTCCGACTGGCTGGGCCTTCTGCAATGGCCAGATACTGTCCATCGCGCAAAACCAGGCGCTCTTCTCCCTGCTGGGCACCACTTACGGCGGAAACGGGCAGACCACCTTCGCCTTGCCGGATCTGCGCGGCCGCGTTCCCATGCACTGGGGGTCGGGCCCCGGCCTGACCACTCGCACCTTGGGTGAAGCCGCGGGCACGGAGACGGTGACCCTCCTCCAAACCCAGATGCCGACCCACACCCACGCCGCGACCGCCAGCGCGCAGCCAGGCAACAGCACCGAGCCCACGGGCACCTTTTGGGCCGCTGCCGTGGACGGCAACAGCCAGCAGGTGTCCGCCTACGGCACCCAACCCAGCACCACCCTGAACCCGCAGGCCATTGGCATTGCCGGCGGCAACCAGCCGCACAACAACATGCAGCCCTACCTGTGCGTGACCTTCATCATCGCGCTCCAGGGCATCTACCCCTCGCGCAACTGA
- a CDS encoding YciI family protein, producing MRFMILVKADKTSETGQLPDEKLLTAMGKYNEELVKAGVLLAGEGLHPSSKGARVRFSGDKRTVIDGPFSETKELIAGFWLFQVKSKEEAIEWVKRCPNPMLGESEIEIRQVFEAEDFAPVDPTGEHRKKEEELRKLSESQRR from the coding sequence ATGCGATTCATGATTCTGGTCAAGGCGGACAAGACGAGTGAGACGGGGCAACTGCCGGACGAGAAGCTCCTGACCGCGATGGGGAAGTACAACGAGGAGTTGGTGAAGGCCGGGGTGCTGCTGGCGGGCGAGGGGCTCCACCCGAGCTCCAAGGGCGCACGCGTGCGGTTCTCGGGGGACAAGCGCACCGTCATCGACGGGCCGTTCTCCGAGACGAAGGAGCTGATCGCCGGCTTCTGGCTGTTCCAGGTGAAGTCGAAGGAGGAGGCGATCGAGTGGGTCAAGCGTTGCCCCAACCCGATGCTCGGGGAATCCGAGATCGAGATCCGCCAGGTGTTCGAGGCGGAGGACTTCGCGCCGGTCGATCCCACGGGCGAGCACCGGAAGAAGGAAGAGGAGCTGCGCAAGCTCTCCGAGTCCCAGCGCCGGTAG
- a CDS encoding DUF6088 family protein has translation MTMTLAESIMKRASELPEGTPVVAREFLHLGSRAAIDQALSRLTRRNRLLRVERGVYVRPVETRFGVRPPSVSKAVEALAFLKGEKLAPHGAASANALGLTTQIPVRTVYLTSGRSRRLRLGAQELELRHVPSWQLALAHRPAGQVIRALAWLGPEEGPTRLPSLGRALSPSDLQELASMRGQIPSWMADQVSVFLHGGERLTKIKVSGGL, from the coding sequence ATGACGATGACCCTGGCCGAATCCATCATGAAGCGGGCGTCGGAACTTCCCGAAGGTACCCCCGTTGTAGCCAGGGAGTTCCTCCACCTGGGGAGCAGGGCCGCGATCGACCAAGCCTTGTCGCGCCTCACACGGAGGAATCGGCTCCTCCGGGTGGAGCGTGGTGTCTATGTCCGGCCCGTCGAGACACGGTTTGGTGTGCGTCCTCCTTCTGTCTCCAAAGCCGTTGAGGCGCTGGCTTTCTTGAAGGGAGAGAAGCTCGCTCCGCACGGAGCCGCGTCAGCGAACGCGCTGGGGCTGACGACGCAGATTCCGGTCCGGACTGTGTACCTCACTTCGGGGCGCAGCCGTCGTCTGAGACTGGGTGCGCAGGAACTGGAATTGCGGCACGTCCCCTCCTGGCAACTGGCCCTGGCTCATCGTCCCGCGGGCCAGGTGATTCGCGCCCTTGCGTGGCTTGGACCGGAGGAAGGGCCCACGCGTCTGCCGTCCCTGGGACGGGCCCTTTCTCCGAGCGATCTTCAGGAACTTGCGTCAATGCGTGGACAAATTCCGTCGTGGATGGCAGACCAGGTGAGTGTCTTCCTCCATGGCGGAGAGCGCCTAACAAAAATTAAGGTTTCAGGAGGTCTATGA
- a CDS encoding sulfite oxidase, with protein sequence MGPSVEGEQLPEASSQADERSRLVVVKHEPFNAETPPEALAAARTPTPSFFVRSNSAEPELSLATHRVTVEGAVEHPFTLKVAELARGPLRSLPVTLECAGNGRTSMTPLPEGEPWQQGALGTAVWSGVPLAEVLQRARLKPGALEVLVEGADGDASKRFARALPLAKALHPDTLLALEMNGAPLTRAHGAPMRLLVPGWYGMASVKWVTRLEVRTQPFEGYYQRERYIYDRGDGQAIEPVTRMQVKSLITSPAEGTRVAPGRVVVQGMAWSGERRVVRVEVAVDGGDHWRAATLLETPRPSAWVRWAFTWEGAKAGRHTLRARATDEAGETQPERAPWNRLGYGNNAVPVRVVEVG encoded by the coding sequence ATGGGACCAAGCGTGGAGGGGGAGCAGCTTCCCGAAGCAAGCAGCCAGGCAGACGAGCGCTCCCGGCTGGTGGTGGTCAAACACGAGCCCTTCAACGCGGAGACTCCGCCCGAGGCCCTGGCCGCCGCCCGCACGCCCACCCCCTCCTTCTTCGTCCGGAGCAATTCCGCGGAGCCCGAGCTGTCCCTGGCCACGCACCGGGTGACGGTGGAGGGCGCGGTGGAACATCCCTTCACGCTGAAGGTGGCGGAGCTGGCCCGAGGCCCCCTGCGCTCGCTGCCGGTCACCCTGGAGTGCGCGGGCAACGGGCGCACCTCGATGACGCCGCTGCCCGAGGGCGAGCCCTGGCAGCAGGGCGCCCTGGGCACGGCGGTCTGGAGCGGAGTCCCCCTGGCGGAGGTGCTCCAGCGCGCCCGCCTGAAGCCCGGGGCCCTGGAGGTCCTGGTGGAAGGGGCGGACGGAGATGCGAGCAAGCGCTTCGCCCGGGCGCTGCCGCTGGCGAAGGCGCTGCACCCGGACACGCTCCTGGCGCTGGAGATGAACGGGGCGCCCCTCACACGGGCCCATGGCGCACCGATGCGGCTCCTGGTGCCAGGGTGGTACGGCATGGCGAGCGTGAAGTGGGTGACGCGGTTGGAGGTGCGCACCCAGCCCTTCGAGGGCTACTACCAGCGCGAGCGCTACATCTACGATCGAGGCGACGGCCAGGCGATCGAACCGGTGACGCGGATGCAGGTGAAATCGCTCATCACCTCACCGGCGGAAGGCACGCGGGTGGCACCGGGCCGGGTGGTGGTGCAGGGAATGGCCTGGAGTGGCGAGCGGCGGGTGGTGCGGGTGGAAGTCGCGGTGGACGGCGGCGATCACTGGCGGGCGGCCACGCTGCTGGAGACGCCGAGACCCTCGGCCTGGGTGCGCTGGGCCTTCACGTGGGAGGGAGCCAAGGCGGGGCGGCACACGCTCCGGGCCCGGGCCACGGATGAGGCGGGCGAGACCCAACCCGAGCGCGCCCCCTGGAACCGGCTGGGCTACGGCAACAACGCGGTGCCGGTGCGGGTGGTGGAGGTGGGCTGA
- a CDS encoding protein kinase domain-containing protein, with amino-acid sequence MAEVFLAKAAGPMGFEKTLVLKRILPHLAEETSFVEMFLSEAKLAAQLTHPNIVQIFDFGEADGAYFLAMEYIDGPHLRALVKGARAQGRPLPPAICARIISLACEGLAFAHDFADPQTGEPMGLIHRDISPDNILMSRQGAVKVVDFGIAKAAGQSHRTQSGVIKGKLAYMPPEQIRAKTLDRRVDVYALGVVLYELLTTRKPFESTSDVGLMQAILFEQPVPAFQLRPELPESLLRILDRALTKEREQRYPDCLAFQSDLEDFILSVGKPVTTQQLAQLISQTTASTNTPVPLHDTPRGGKALPTTTPIHTPVPASIPGTNPSAWAEPPTLKTPRPQEPDAESLQPQAPPSISAPATRADAPQAKSFVAAPPATEPSHDVEAYEARLKTRRWIPPLLGGVLLAAASAILLSRTGEPSAAPPEAAPAVAEVLPHAVPAEPLPSQEESPPAPPPREPQAAAAPAPSQTPSLGDAPPAAPTPSPAEPSTVPAPVAREIPAPESKPLRSAQPPKTPPPSKGTRPPAAPKSLAKGSLEFRIRPYATVFIDGKKHGDTPMPPVELAAGRYIVKLVNPDLPKTVTKTVEVEPQKSTLLKINLLEE; translated from the coding sequence ATGGCCGAAGTCTTTCTCGCCAAGGCCGCCGGCCCCATGGGCTTCGAGAAGACGCTGGTGCTCAAGCGCATCCTCCCCCACCTCGCCGAGGAGACCTCCTTCGTCGAGATGTTCCTCTCCGAGGCCAAGCTGGCCGCCCAGCTCACCCACCCCAACATCGTTCAAATCTTCGACTTCGGTGAGGCCGACGGCGCGTATTTCCTCGCCATGGAGTACATCGATGGGCCTCACCTGCGGGCCCTCGTCAAAGGCGCCCGCGCCCAGGGCCGCCCCCTGCCTCCCGCCATCTGCGCCCGGATCATCTCCCTGGCCTGCGAGGGGCTCGCCTTCGCCCATGACTTCGCCGATCCTCAGACCGGCGAGCCCATGGGCCTCATCCACCGCGACATCAGCCCGGACAACATCCTGATGTCCCGTCAGGGCGCGGTGAAGGTGGTGGACTTCGGCATCGCCAAGGCCGCCGGTCAGAGCCACCGCACCCAGAGCGGCGTCATCAAAGGCAAGCTCGCCTACATGCCGCCCGAGCAGATCCGCGCCAAGACGCTGGATCGGCGCGTGGATGTGTATGCGTTGGGCGTCGTCCTCTATGAGCTGCTCACCACCCGCAAGCCGTTCGAGTCGACCTCCGACGTGGGGCTGATGCAGGCCATCCTCTTCGAACAGCCGGTGCCCGCCTTCCAGCTCCGCCCCGAGCTGCCCGAGTCCCTGCTGCGCATCCTCGACCGGGCCCTCACCAAGGAGCGCGAGCAACGCTACCCGGACTGTCTCGCCTTCCAGTCGGACCTGGAGGACTTCATCCTCTCGGTCGGCAAACCGGTGACGACGCAGCAACTCGCGCAGCTCATCTCTCAGACCACCGCGTCCACGAACACCCCCGTGCCGCTGCACGACACGCCGCGCGGCGGGAAGGCCCTGCCCACCACCACCCCGATTCACACCCCCGTTCCCGCCAGCATCCCCGGGACCAACCCGAGCGCCTGGGCCGAGCCGCCCACCCTCAAGACGCCCCGGCCCCAGGAGCCAGACGCCGAGAGCCTCCAGCCCCAGGCCCCGCCCAGCATTTCCGCCCCCGCCACAAGAGCGGATGCACCCCAGGCAAAGTCTTTCGTGGCGGCGCCTCCCGCCACGGAGCCCTCTCATGACGTGGAGGCCTATGAGGCTCGCCTGAAAACGAGGCGGTGGATTCCTCCCCTGCTCGGAGGTGTCTTGTTGGCGGCGGCCTCCGCCATCCTCCTCTCGCGGACAGGGGAGCCCTCGGCGGCTCCCCCCGAGGCGGCCCCTGCCGTCGCCGAAGTTCTCCCGCACGCGGTTCCCGCCGAGCCCCTCCCATCCCAGGAGGAATCCCCCCCCGCGCCTCCCCCGCGGGAGCCCCAGGCCGCCGCGGCTCCCGCCCCCTCGCAGACACCGTCTCTCGGGGACGCGCCTCCCGCCGCACCCACCCCGTCCCCGGCCGAGCCCTCCACCGTCCCGGCGCCCGTGGCCCGCGAAATACCTGCCCCCGAGTCCAAACCTCTCCGAAGCGCGCAGCCGCCGAAGACCCCTCCCCCCTCGAAGGGGACCCGGCCCCCCGCGGCCCCCAAATCCTTGGCGAAGGGCTCGCTCGAGTTCCGCATCCGCCCTTACGCCACCGTCTTCATCGACGGGAAGAAGCACGGGGACACCCCCATGCCCCCCGTGGAGCTGGCGGCCGGGCGCTACATCGTGAAGCTCGTGAACCCGGACCTGCCGAAGACGGTGACCAAGACCGTCGAGGTGGAGCCCCAGAAGTCCACCCTGCTCAAGATCAATCTGCTCGAGGAATGA
- a CDS encoding CPCC family cysteine-rich protein gives MRREVLIRLIAREVVARRPPHEKLAELPAYWGWDEVSPGWERLSPRVREEMLEREDAAPRLWRSHYDAFFEFVEEDARRIVRNEALRTEALALGLSVEAVEGTPDAAEPCPCCGYRTFEWRGEHDLCPVCGWEDEEGEDAIDDGPERLKRFSVAHQMTRAEYRRAYEARRDAELREGRPEVLRKYERFASKESRPRLIPRAD, from the coding sequence ATGCGACGTGAAGTGCTCATCCGCCTCATCGCCCGCGAGGTGGTGGCCCGGCGGCCTCCCCACGAGAAGCTCGCCGAACTGCCCGCCTACTGGGGCTGGGATGAGGTGTCCCCAGGTTGGGAGCGGCTGTCCCCGCGCGTGCGCGAGGAGATGCTCGAGCGGGAGGACGCGGCGCCGCGCCTCTGGCGCTCGCATTACGATGCCTTCTTCGAGTTCGTGGAGGAGGACGCGCGGCGCATCGTCCGCAACGAGGCACTGCGCACCGAGGCCTTGGCGCTGGGGCTCTCCGTGGAGGCGGTGGAGGGCACGCCGGATGCCGCCGAGCCCTGCCCCTGCTGTGGCTACCGGACGTTCGAGTGGAGAGGGGAGCATGACCTCTGCCCGGTTTGCGGCTGGGAAGACGAGGAGGGCGAGGATGCCATCGACGACGGCCCGGAGCGGCTGAAGCGCTTCAGCGTGGCCCACCAGATGACGCGCGCCGAGTACCGGCGGGCCTACGAGGCCCGGCGCGACGCGGAGCTGCGCGAAGGGCGGCCCGAGGTGCTGCGCAAGTACGAGCGCTTCGCTTCCAAGGAGAGCCGGCCGCGCCTCATTCCTCGAGCAGATTGA
- a CDS encoding M16 family metallopeptidase produces the protein MTGRVHRVASAVLSLPTHEARMRRTPLALVAALLVAASPALAAKPAARAPAGTLAPVTSVEGITEYRLPNGLRVVLFPDPSKPTVTVNVTYFVGSKHEGVGEAGMAHLLEHLLFKGTPKHPRIPQELTERGARPNGTTWLDRTNYFETLPSSEANLAWALAFEADRMVNSFIAQKDLDSEMTVVRNELERGENNPHAVLLRRVLGASFLFHPYGKPTIGNRADVENVPIDRLQAFYRKYYRPDNAMLVVAGRFDEAKALQLIQGSFGKLPRPAQPLPRTYTEEPTQDGEREVTLRRVGETAALTAVYHIPEGAHPDFGAIDVLTEVLGDTPSGRLYKALVETRKAVRASASNLQLQDPGMLVFNAQLREGQSVEAARAALLQTVEEAARTPFTAEEVARAKTSLLKGVDLLLNNSENAAISLSEWAAIGDWRLLFLHRDRVEAVKPEDVTRVAAAYLKPSNRSLGQFVPTPKPERAEMPPRVDLAALLQGYQGRAAVTQGEAFDPSPAHIESRVLRPAPVGGLRLALLPKRTRGQMVEVALSLHWGTAEAVKGQVKVGEATAAMLMRGTKTKSRQQIQDTLDQLKARVGVSGGPLGAAISVETPRENLPAVLRLVAEVLREPAFDAQEFTLLQQQWLASLEKSRSEPETQGGSAFLRVLGGQYPEGHPYYVPTVDENIGMVKAVTREQVMAFHRNVYGASNGELAAVGDFEAPALEALVGELFGDWKSPAPYARVPQTFLDAAPRSLVLETPDKANAFFRAGHNVQLREDHPDWPALMLGNFMLGGGFLNSRLATRIRHQEGLSYTVSSALTASPLDEVGSFTAYAIYAPQNAARLEGALREELGKVLEKGFTAEEVAKARSGLLEYRQSRRAQDDGLVWTLANYLFYGRTLGFDAALEQRLAKLSPEDVRQALARHVDPKKLTVVKAGDFEGAKQKAPAKAPASAAP, from the coding sequence ATGACCGGTAGGGTTCACCGGGTTGCAAGCGCCGTGCTTTCCCTGCCGACCCACGAGGCCCGCATGCGCCGTACACCCTTGGCCCTGGTGGCCGCCCTCCTGGTGGCTGCCTCCCCGGCGCTCGCCGCCAAGCCCGCTGCCAGGGCTCCCGCCGGGACGCTCGCCCCCGTGACGAGCGTCGAGGGCATCACCGAGTACCGCCTGCCCAACGGCCTGCGCGTCGTCCTCTTTCCGGACCCCTCCAAGCCCACCGTCACCGTCAACGTCACCTATTTCGTGGGCAGCAAGCACGAGGGGGTGGGCGAGGCGGGCATGGCCCACCTGCTCGAGCACCTGCTCTTCAAGGGCACCCCGAAGCACCCCCGCATTCCGCAGGAGCTCACCGAGCGCGGCGCCCGCCCCAACGGCACCACCTGGCTGGACCGCACCAACTACTTCGAGACGCTGCCCTCCTCCGAGGCCAACCTCGCCTGGGCCCTGGCCTTCGAGGCGGACCGCATGGTCAACAGCTTCATCGCCCAGAAGGACCTCGACAGCGAGATGACCGTGGTGCGCAACGAGCTGGAGCGCGGCGAGAACAACCCGCACGCGGTGCTCCTGCGCCGGGTGCTCGGCGCCTCCTTCCTCTTCCACCCTTATGGCAAGCCCACCATCGGCAACCGCGCGGACGTGGAGAACGTCCCCATCGACCGGCTCCAGGCCTTCTACCGGAAGTACTACCGGCCCGATAACGCCATGCTCGTGGTGGCCGGCCGCTTCGACGAGGCGAAGGCGCTCCAGCTCATCCAGGGCTCGTTCGGAAAGCTCCCCCGCCCCGCGCAGCCCCTGCCGCGCACGTACACCGAGGAGCCCACCCAGGATGGCGAGCGCGAAGTCACCCTGCGCCGCGTGGGCGAGACGGCCGCGCTCACCGCCGTCTACCACATCCCCGAGGGCGCCCACCCCGACTTCGGGGCCATCGACGTGCTCACCGAGGTGCTCGGCGACACGCCCTCGGGGCGCCTCTACAAGGCCCTGGTGGAGACGCGCAAGGCCGTGCGCGCCAGCGCCTCCAACCTCCAGCTCCAGGACCCCGGCATGCTGGTGTTCAACGCCCAGTTGCGCGAAGGCCAGAGCGTGGAGGCCGCCCGCGCCGCGCTGCTCCAGACGGTGGAAGAGGCCGCCCGCACGCCCTTCACCGCCGAGGAGGTGGCTCGCGCGAAGACGAGCCTGCTCAAGGGGGTGGACTTGCTGCTCAACAACTCGGAGAACGCCGCCATCTCCCTGTCCGAGTGGGCCGCCATCGGCGACTGGCGGCTGCTCTTCCTGCACCGCGATCGCGTGGAGGCGGTGAAGCCCGAGGACGTCACCCGCGTGGCCGCGGCGTACCTCAAGCCCTCCAACCGATCGCTGGGCCAGTTCGTCCCCACGCCCAAGCCAGAGCGTGCCGAGATGCCCCCGCGCGTGGACCTGGCCGCCCTGCTCCAGGGCTACCAGGGCCGGGCGGCCGTCACCCAGGGCGAGGCGTTCGATCCATCGCCCGCGCACATCGAGTCCCGCGTGCTGCGCCCGGCGCCCGTGGGCGGGCTCCGGCTGGCGCTGCTGCCCAAGCGGACCCGGGGGCAGATGGTGGAGGTGGCGCTCAGCCTGCACTGGGGCACGGCGGAGGCGGTGAAGGGCCAGGTGAAGGTGGGCGAGGCCACCGCGGCGATGCTCATGCGCGGCACGAAGACGAAGAGCCGCCAGCAGATTCAAGACACGCTGGATCAGCTCAAGGCCCGCGTGGGGGTGAGTGGCGGGCCGTTGGGGGCGGCCATCTCCGTGGAGACGCCGCGCGAGAACCTGCCCGCCGTGCTGCGGCTGGTGGCCGAGGTGTTGCGCGAGCCCGCCTTCGACGCCCAGGAGTTCACGCTGCTCCAGCAGCAATGGCTGGCCTCGCTGGAGAAGTCCCGGAGCGAGCCGGAGACGCAAGGCGGCAGCGCCTTTCTCCGGGTGCTCGGGGGCCAGTACCCGGAGGGCCACCCGTATTACGTGCCCACCGTGGATGAGAACATCGGCATGGTGAAGGCGGTGACGCGCGAGCAAGTGATGGCCTTCCACCGGAACGTCTATGGCGCCTCGAACGGGGAGCTCGCCGCCGTGGGCGACTTCGAGGCCCCGGCGCTGGAGGCGCTCGTGGGCGAGCTGTTCGGCGACTGGAAGAGCCCTGCCCCGTATGCCCGCGTGCCGCAGACGTTCCTCGATGCGGCCCCGCGCTCGCTGGTGTTGGAGACGCCGGACAAGGCCAATGCCTTCTTCCGGGCGGGGCACAATGTGCAACTGCGCGAGGACCACCCGGACTGGCCCGCGCTGATGTTGGGCAACTTCATGCTGGGCGGCGGCTTCCTCAACTCGCGGCTGGCCACGCGCATCCGCCACCAGGAGGGTTTGTCCTACACCGTGTCCAGCGCACTCACCGCGTCGCCGCTCGACGAGGTGGGTTCATTCACCGCTTATGCCATCTACGCGCCCCAGAACGCCGCGCGGCTGGAGGGGGCGCTGCGCGAGGAGCTGGGCAAGGTGCTGGAGAAAGGCTTTACCGCCGAAGAGGTGGCCAAGGCCCGCTCGGGTTTGTTGGAGTACCGCCAATCCAGGCGGGCGCAGGACGATGGGCTGGTGTGGACGCTGGCCAACTACCTGTTCTATGGGCGCACCCTGGGCTTCGACGCCGCGCTGGAGCAGCGCCTGGCCAAGCTGTCTCCGGAGGACGTGCGCCAGGCGCTCGCGCGGCACGTGGACCCGAAGAAGCTCACCGTGGTGAAGGCGGGCGATTTCGAGGGGGCAAAACAGAAAGCTCCGGCAAAGGCGCCAGCCTCCGCGGCCCCCTAG
- the sppA gene encoding signal peptide peptidase SppA, protein MKRFIVGALAVMGALSLLSVAGLVLLLMLAAASKPSVPGTLVLELELNEPLLEQVPEDSLAGAFGPKRATVRDVVEALEKAAQDKRVKSLLVHIDQPGGVAVAQELRDAVKAFRASGKKAVAFTDTFGEGGSATGAYYLATAFDEIYIQPSGDVTLTGIAMETPFARDAFAKLGVQPRIGQRYEYKNAVNTYTEQGYTAAHREATEKFLGSLFGQLVRGIAEGRKLSEDEVKGLIDRAPLLGQAALEAKLVDGLLYRDEVLAKVKEEAGKGAQLLFLDKYLDRTGGAREEGETVALVYGVGGIVRGKSESNPFGGEATFGAESVALALRKASEDKEVKAILFRVDSPGGSYVASDTVRREVQRAREKGKPVIVSMATYAASGGYFVSMGADKIVAQPGTLTGSIGVYGGKMVTADFWAKLGINFETISLGKDATLYSTDSDFTPEQQAKNDASLDRVYTDFTQKAAEGRHLPLEKLQAVARGRVWTGEDAKELGLVDELGGFPKALELVREAAKLPKDAKVHLQVFPRKKQPAEVIADILGGGEGDNSEDEGGAQVAALSPLIPALEQTRQMYRLGARLGLWGPPHGTLQAPLPETRW, encoded by the coding sequence ATGAAACGCTTCATCGTGGGAGCCCTGGCCGTCATGGGCGCGCTCTCCCTGCTGTCTGTCGCGGGCCTGGTCCTGCTGCTCATGCTGGCCGCAGCGAGCAAGCCCTCGGTGCCGGGCACCCTGGTGCTGGAGTTGGAGTTGAACGAGCCCCTGCTGGAGCAGGTGCCGGAGGACTCGCTGGCGGGGGCCTTTGGCCCGAAGCGGGCCACCGTCCGGGACGTGGTGGAGGCCCTGGAGAAGGCGGCGCAGGACAAGCGGGTGAAGTCGCTGCTGGTGCACATCGACCAGCCCGGCGGGGTCGCGGTGGCGCAGGAGCTGCGGGACGCGGTGAAGGCGTTCCGCGCCAGCGGCAAGAAGGCCGTGGCCTTCACGGACACCTTCGGCGAGGGGGGCAGCGCCACCGGGGCCTATTACCTGGCCACCGCCTTCGATGAGATTTACATCCAGCCCTCGGGGGACGTGACGCTCACGGGCATCGCGATGGAGACGCCCTTCGCGCGCGACGCGTTCGCCAAGCTGGGCGTGCAGCCGCGCATCGGCCAGCGCTACGAGTACAAGAACGCCGTCAACACCTATACCGAGCAGGGCTACACGGCCGCGCACCGCGAGGCCACGGAGAAGTTCCTGGGCAGTCTCTTCGGGCAGTTGGTGCGCGGCATCGCCGAGGGGCGCAAGCTGAGCGAGGACGAGGTGAAGGGGCTCATCGACCGGGCCCCCCTCTTGGGCCAGGCCGCGCTGGAGGCGAAGCTGGTGGATGGGCTGCTCTACCGCGACGAGGTGCTGGCCAAGGTGAAGGAGGAGGCGGGCAAGGGCGCCCAGCTGTTGTTCCTGGACAAGTACCTGGACCGCACGGGAGGGGCCCGCGAGGAGGGCGAGACGGTGGCGCTGGTGTACGGCGTGGGCGGCATCGTGCGGGGCAAGAGCGAATCCAACCCGTTCGGAGGCGAGGCCACGTTCGGCGCCGAGAGCGTGGCGCTGGCGCTGCGCAAGGCCTCGGAGGACAAGGAGGTGAAGGCCATCCTCTTCCGGGTGGACAGCCCGGGGGGCAGCTACGTGGCCAGCGACACCGTGCGCCGCGAGGTGCAGCGCGCCCGGGAGAAGGGCAAGCCAGTCATCGTCTCCATGGCCACCTACGCGGCCAGCGGCGGTTACTTCGTCTCCATGGGGGCCGACAAGATCGTCGCCCAGCCGGGCACGCTCACCGGCAGCATCGGCGTGTACGGGGGGAAGATGGTGACGGCGGACTTCTGGGCGAAGCTGGGCATCAACTTCGAGACCATCTCCCTGGGCAAGGACGCGACGCTGTACAGCACGGACTCGGACTTCACCCCGGAGCAGCAGGCCAAGAACGACGCCTCGCTGGACCGCGTCTACACGGACTTCACGCAGAAGGCGGCCGAGGGGCGCCACCTGCCGCTGGAGAAACTCCAGGCGGTGGCGCGCGGCCGCGTGTGGACGGGCGAGGACGCGAAGGAGCTGGGGCTGGTGGATGAGCTGGGCGGCTTCCCCAAGGCGCTGGAGCTGGTGCGCGAGGCGGCGAAGCTGCCCAAGGACGCGAAGGTGCACCTGCAGGTGTTCCCCCGCAAGAAGCAGCCCGCGGAGGTGATCGCCGACATCCTGGGCGGCGGGGAAGGGGACAACAGCGAGGACGAGGGAGGCGCCCAGGTGGCGGCGCTCTCGCCCCTCATCCCGGCGCTGGAGCAGACGCGGCAGATGTACCGGCTGGGCGCGCGGCTGGGGCTGTGGGGGCCCCCGCACGGCACGCTGCAAGCCCCGCTGCCCGAGACGCGGTGGTAA